One window of the Bacteroidales bacterium genome contains the following:
- a CDS encoding DUF4157 domain-containing protein, with translation MSRQFFQIKNAKPVNYNENKVNNKSSENIIQRKTDDHFSWMNVNTEIQNRINQNIFQPGKQNVVQPKLEISKPGDYYEREADTMAEKVMSTNNFSFIKTEKNQNKNSISPFSNSGTTANSQLEQELQDSNSNGNSLSNDVRTFMESRFGTDFSNVKIHTDSNAVHMNRMLNSHAFTHGNNIYFNSGKYNPESNSGKNLLAHELTHVVQQSSNSAPSIQRDGENNDAFSFNFDLLPPALKFRLGSFMLNVNTSSSEFNFTQGLMRTTLGYSYGSDIYLGSSGGGFNSRIGFNPSSDQISLGLGYDQFRLNTSFNPSTTSFGLGLGYGSSLLPMPSELSSSVYRGEAGAESALGSLGSMSNPYSWYTQNGDNIDAIMSAVKSTTSIGDAQEGSFGAGLRFTYNPQSGAIIYGGMQWIF, from the coding sequence ATGTCCAGACAATTTTTTCAAATAAAAAATGCGAAACCTGTTAACTATAATGAAAACAAGGTTAACAACAAAAGTTCTGAAAATATTATTCAGCGAAAAACTGATGACCATTTTTCCTGGATGAATGTCAATACTGAAATTCAAAACAGGATTAACCAGAATATTTTTCAACCGGGAAAACAAAATGTTGTTCAGCCAAAATTGGAAATAAGTAAACCCGGCGACTATTACGAAAGAGAAGCCGACACGATGGCTGAAAAAGTGATGTCAACAAATAATTTTTCTTTTATTAAAACCGAAAAAAATCAAAACAAAAATTCTATTTCACCTTTTTCAAACTCAGGAACAACAGCAAATTCACAACTTGAACAAGAACTTCAGGATTCAAACAGTAATGGCAACTCATTATCAAATGATGTTCGCACTTTCATGGAAAGCAGGTTTGGCACTGATTTCAGCAATGTAAAAATTCATACTGATTCAAATGCGGTTCATATGAACAGGATGTTGAATTCGCATGCCTTTACTCATGGAAATAATATTTATTTTAATTCAGGAAAATATAATCCTGAAAGTAATTCAGGAAAAAATTTATTAGCACATGAACTTACACATGTAGTGCAGCAATCTTCAAATTCAGCTCCCAGTATCCAAAGAGACGGAGAAAACAATGATGCATTTTCCTTTAATTTCGATTTATTACCTCCTGCATTAAAATTCAGGCTGGGTTCATTCATGCTCAATGTTAATACCAGTTCCAGTGAATTTAATTTTACACAAGGTTTGATGAGAACAACTCTCGGATATTCTTATGGAAGTGATATTTATTTAGGCAGTAGTGGTGGCGGATTCAATTCCCGAATAGGATTTAATCCTTCATCCGACCAGATTTCATTGGGACTCGGATATGACCAATTCAGGCTCAACACCTCATTTAACCCCTCAACAACATCATTTGGATTAGGTCTGGGTTACGGTTCTTCACTTCTTCCCATGCCATCAGAATTAAGTTCCAGTGTTTACAGAGGTGAAGCAGGAGCTGAAAGTGCATTGGGTTCTTTAGGTTCGATGAGTAATCCATACAGCTGGTACACTCAAAATGGCGATAACATTGATGCGATCATGAGCGCGGTTAAATCAACAACATCAATAGGTGATGCGCAAGAAGGAAGTTTTGGTGCAGGACTAAGGTTTACTTATAATCCCCAGTCAGGAGCAATTATTTATGGCGGAATGCAGTGGATCTTCTGA
- the asnS gene encoding asparagine--tRNA ligase has protein sequence MEHFRRNKIKDLMKNPESVGIGNSVTVKGWVRTKRGNKNVAFIALNDGSIIHSIQIVVDVQKFDENILKQITTGACIGASGTLVESPGAGQHVEINATAIEVYGTADSEIYPLQKKGHTLEFLREIAHLRPRTNTFGAVLRIRHAMAYAIHKYFNDNGFYYLHTPIITGSDAEGAGEMFRVTTLDIENTPKKEDGTIDFTKDFFGKPTNLTVSGQLEGELGAMALSLIYTFGPTFRAENSNTPRHLAEFWMIEPEMAFYEIEDNMELAEDFLKYLIRYALENCYDDLEFLNNMYDKELIDRLKSVTDNAFERLTYTKGVEILEASGQKFEFPISWGKDLQAEHERYLVEKHFKKPVILTDYPRDIKAFYMKQNDDGKTVRGMDVLFPRIGEIIGGSQREENYEKLLGRIHEMKIPDKDMWWYLETRKFGSAPHSGFGLGFERLILFVTGMANIRDVIPFPRTPQNAEF, from the coding sequence ATGGAACATTTCAGAAGAAATAAGATTAAGGATCTGATGAAAAATCCTGAATCTGTAGGCATCGGAAATAGTGTTACTGTTAAGGGTTGGGTTCGTACCAAAAGAGGAAATAAAAATGTTGCTTTCATCGCTTTGAACGATGGATCAATCATTCACAGCATTCAAATTGTTGTGGATGTTCAAAAGTTTGATGAAAATATTTTAAAACAAATAACCACAGGCGCATGTATCGGGGCAAGCGGAACTCTTGTAGAATCGCCGGGTGCAGGACAACATGTTGAAATTAATGCAACCGCAATTGAAGTATATGGAACTGCCGACAGCGAAATTTATCCGCTACAGAAAAAAGGACATACATTAGAGTTCCTTCGTGAAATAGCCCACCTTCGTCCACGTACCAATACTTTTGGCGCAGTTCTCCGAATTCGTCATGCTATGGCTTATGCCATACATAAATATTTTAATGATAATGGTTTTTATTATTTGCATACTCCTATAATCACTGGTTCGGATGCAGAAGGCGCAGGAGAAATGTTTCGCGTAACAACGCTGGATATTGAAAACACACCTAAAAAAGAAGATGGCACAATAGATTTTACAAAAGATTTTTTTGGAAAACCCACAAACCTTACTGTTTCCGGTCAACTGGAAGGTGAGTTAGGCGCCATGGCTTTATCGCTTATATATACTTTCGGTCCTACGTTCCGTGCAGAAAATTCAAATACACCAAGGCATTTAGCCGAGTTCTGGATGATTGAACCCGAAATGGCTTTCTATGAAATTGAAGACAATATGGAATTAGCAGAAGATTTTTTAAAATATCTTATTCGCTATGCTTTGGAAAATTGTTATGACGATTTGGAATTTCTGAATAATATGTATGACAAGGAATTGATTGATCGCCTGAAATCTGTAACTGATAATGCTTTTGAACGATTAACATATACAAAAGGTGTTGAAATCCTTGAAGCATCGGGACAAAAATTTGAATTCCCGATATCGTGGGGAAAAGACCTGCAGGCTGAACATGAAAGATACCTGGTGGAAAAACATTTTAAAAAACCAGTTATTCTTACCGATTATCCAAGAGATATTAAAGCCTTTTACATGAAACAAAATGATGACGGGAAAACTGTTCGCGGTATGGATGTTTTGTTTCCTCGCATAGGTGAAATCATTGGAGGTTCACAAAGAGAAGAAAATTATGAAAAACTTCTTGGCAGAATTCATGAAATGAAAATTCCGGATAAAGATATGTGGTGGTACCTGGAAACAAGAAAATTTGGATCAGCGCCACACAGCGGATTTGGTCTCGGGTTTGAACGACTCATTCTTTTTGTTACCGGAATGGCGAATATCCGTGATGTGATTCCTTTTCCACGTACACCACAGAATGCAGAATTTTAG
- a CDS encoding SET domain-containing protein, with protein MLKVKESQIPSSGMGLWAEKDFKRGDIIVKYDGDRITWKECEKRNEEQEGFGGYYLFISKRRCIDAQYTLWAKGRYANDAAGLTRVEGLRNNARYEIIKGEAYIKASRNIKAGEEIFVSYGKSYWNTLKKEMMN; from the coding sequence ATGCTTAAAGTAAAAGAATCGCAGATACCATCATCAGGAATGGGTTTATGGGCTGAAAAGGATTTTAAACGAGGAGATATTATCGTAAAATATGATGGCGACAGAATAACATGGAAAGAATGTGAAAAGCGCAATGAAGAACAGGAAGGCTTTGGCGGATATTATTTATTTATTAGTAAGAGAAGATGTATTGATGCTCAGTATACATTGTGGGCAAAAGGCAGATATGCCAATGATGCTGCAGGTTTAACACGTGTTGAGGGATTGCGTAACAATGCAAGATATGAAATTATAAAGGGCGAAGCATATATTAAGGCATCGAGAAATATTAAAGCTGGTGAAGAAATTTTTGTTTCCTACGGAAAAAGTTATTGGAATACTTTGAAAAAAGAAATGATGAATTAA
- a CDS encoding amidohydrolase family protein, whose translation MTIYLKDATFINWQTLEFKKSNIKINSGINGNIDFIDEIRTKPTDKVIDCKGKYVTKSFACGHHHVYSALSRGMHPPKKSPENFYEILKYVWWTLDKCLDEEMIEASALVTAVACAQNGVTFVIDHHASPFAIDGSLETIANAFNKIGVSHLLCYEISDRDGEDIAQKGLAETENYLKAEQGLVGLHASFTISDKTLESAVALAREYNSGIHVHTAEDKYDEEECLKNYHCRVIERLNNYGALDFSKTILGHCLHIDEHEKKIIQNSKAWVVQNSESNLNNNVGYFNSRGLGENIMLGTDGMHSDMLRSAKSAFYVGQGFDNIDYPGAYKRFRNVHRYLKSNNISGDGENNLVVLDYNTPTDFNQNNFYGHFLFGIESRQVQHVISNGELIVHDRKVINEPAGLYEFSKEMGKKLWDKMTKL comes from the coding sequence ATGACAATTTATTTAAAGGATGCCACTTTTATTAACTGGCAAACATTGGAGTTTAAAAAATCGAATATCAAAATTAATTCCGGGATTAATGGAAACATTGATTTCATTGATGAAATCAGAACAAAACCCACAGATAAAGTTATCGACTGTAAAGGTAAATATGTTACCAAATCATTTGCCTGTGGGCATCATCATGTATATTCGGCTTTGTCCAGGGGAATGCATCCGCCAAAAAAAAGTCCTGAAAACTTTTATGAAATTCTTAAATATGTTTGGTGGACATTGGATAAATGTTTAGATGAGGAAATGATTGAAGCAAGTGCATTGGTAACTGCTGTAGCTTGTGCGCAGAACGGTGTTACTTTTGTAATCGATCATCATGCTTCGCCATTTGCGATTGATGGTTCACTTGAAACTATTGCAAATGCTTTTAATAAAATAGGTGTTTCTCATTTATTGTGTTATGAAATCAGCGATAGGGATGGCGAAGATATTGCTCAGAAAGGTTTAGCAGAAACGGAAAATTATTTAAAGGCAGAACAAGGATTAGTGGGGTTACATGCTTCGTTCACCATTTCGGATAAAACACTGGAATCGGCTGTTGCACTTGCCAGGGAATATAATAGCGGAATTCATGTTCACACGGCGGAAGATAAATACGATGAAGAAGAATGTTTAAAAAATTACCATTGTCGTGTTATTGAAAGATTAAATAATTATGGTGCACTTGATTTTTCTAAAACCATACTGGGTCATTGTCTGCATATTGATGAACATGAAAAGAAAATCATTCAAAATTCAAAGGCATGGGTTGTGCAGAATTCGGAAAGTAATTTGAATAACAATGTAGGATATTTCAATTCACGGGGATTGGGCGAAAATATCATGCTGGGTACTGATGGTATGCACAGCGATATGCTGCGGAGTGCAAAATCGGCATTTTATGTTGGGCAGGGATTTGACAACATTGATTATCCCGGCGCATACAAGCGTTTCAGGAATGTTCATCGTTATTTAAAATCAAATAATATTTCTGGTGATGGAGAAAATAATCTTGTGGTACTTGATTATAATACTCCTACTGATTTTAATCAGAATAATTTTTACGGACACTTTTTATTCGGAATTGAATCAAGACAGGTGCAACATGTTATTTCAAACGGAGAACTTATTGTACATGACCGGAAAGTAATAAATGAACCAGCCGGATTATATGAGTTCTCTAAGGAGATGGGGAAAAAACTTTGGGATAAAATGACGAAATTATAA
- the rpoN gene encoding RNA polymerase factor sigma-54, with translation MLNQKLQQKLLQKLSPQQIQLMKLLQVPTIALEQRIKQEIEENPALEEGTEEEEENTNEELDDNNISEDINEDDETQDDSKINEEDEFAFDDYVNGDDEIPLYKLVANNTSLDDEKRDIPYASGITFHEQLISQLGLRVLENREYQIALHLIGNLDDSGYLQRDINAMVDDLAFAQNIKTTASEILHLLEIIQEFDPPGVGARNLQECLLLQLKRLSPSTPEIEQAIDIIKNYFEDFTKKHYDKIEKKKGINENILHSAIGEILKLNPKPGNTYIEHSRVQQYIVPDFILTNNDGQLELFLNSRNAPDLKISKTYQEMLESYSRSKDKKGTQKEAMVFVKQKIDSAKWFIDAIKQRQDTLYQTMNAILEYQKEYFTEGDETLIKPMILKDIAEKVNLDISTISRVANSKYVQTPFGTFPLKSFFSESMSTDSGEEVSTREVKKILQNCIESESKKKPLTDDELAKILNEKGYNIARRTIAKYREMLNIPVARLRKEI, from the coding sequence ATGCTCAACCAGAAATTACAACAGAAACTTCTTCAAAAGTTGTCGCCACAGCAGATACAGCTCATGAAACTGTTGCAAGTTCCTACCATAGCTTTAGAACAACGAATAAAACAGGAAATCGAGGAAAACCCTGCCCTTGAAGAAGGCACAGAGGAAGAAGAAGAAAACACAAATGAAGAACTCGATGACAATAACATTTCCGAGGATATAAATGAAGATGATGAAACGCAGGATGATTCGAAAATAAATGAAGAAGACGAATTTGCTTTCGATGATTATGTTAATGGTGATGATGAAATTCCATTATACAAACTTGTAGCCAATAATACAAGTCTTGATGATGAAAAAAGAGATATCCCTTATGCTTCGGGCATCACATTTCATGAACAATTGATTTCACAACTTGGTCTTCGGGTACTCGAAAACAGGGAATACCAGATAGCGCTTCATCTTATAGGAAACCTCGATGATTCAGGCTATCTGCAACGTGATATCAATGCAATGGTTGATGATCTGGCTTTCGCCCAGAATATCAAAACAACAGCTTCCGAAATATTGCATTTACTTGAAATCATCCAGGAATTTGATCCTCCCGGTGTGGGTGCAAGAAATTTACAGGAGTGCCTGTTATTACAGTTAAAACGATTATCCCCTTCTACACCTGAAATTGAACAGGCTATAGATATTATCAAAAACTATTTTGAGGATTTTACAAAAAAACATTACGATAAAATTGAAAAGAAAAAAGGCATTAATGAAAATATTCTGCATAGTGCTATTGGTGAAATCCTGAAATTAAATCCAAAGCCGGGAAATACTTACATTGAACATTCACGTGTTCAGCAATACATTGTTCCCGATTTTATTTTAACGAATAACGACGGGCAATTGGAACTATTTCTAAATTCACGCAATGCTCCCGATTTAAAGATCAGCAAGACCTACCAGGAAATGCTGGAATCATATTCCAGGTCGAAAGATAAAAAAGGAACACAAAAAGAAGCAATGGTTTTTGTTAAGCAAAAAATTGATTCTGCAAAATGGTTTATCGATGCTATAAAACAACGCCAGGATACTTTATATCAAACCATGAATGCTATTCTTGAATACCAGAAAGAATATTTTACTGAAGGTGATGAAACATTAATAAAACCAATGATCCTGAAAGATATTGCTGAAAAAGTAAACCTTGATATAAGTACAATCTCCAGGGTTGCAAACAGCAAATATGTTCAAACTCCTTTTGGAACATTCCCATTAAAAAGTTTTTTCTCTGAGTCCATGTCGACTGATTCGGGAGAAGAAGTTTCAACACGTGAAGTAAAAAAAATATTACAGAATTGCATCGAATCGGAAAGTAAGAAAAAACCTCTTACTGATGATGAACTGGCAAAAATTCTGAATGAAAAAGGATACAATATTGCACGGCGTACTATTGCTAAGTACCGCGAAATGCTTAACATTCCTGTAGCACGCTTACGTAAAGAAATTTAA
- a CDS encoding porin family protein, protein MKKTFLIFLISIVSLSVIHAQDSTSSKKISSGKGEKVIINIYNDFWQGADTSLTVKSFNRGVAFYLMYNVPFGKSKFSFNIGFGLGSHNLFSDASPAKEMSYDSVSSTNVYTGNTIFNRIPKTINGNKIEYIVNKINLSYFDVPVEFKYSAENKKGKDIRFAVGFKAGYLINNHTKYSGDDYLSGTTDKVKYKNYKIPNIETLRYGVTARFNYGMFGVFGYYSLTNIFKKDKGLEMYPVSAGIAISLL, encoded by the coding sequence ATGAAAAAAACATTTTTAATTTTTTTGATATCCATAGTTTCATTAAGTGTAATTCATGCACAGGATTCAACTTCTTCAAAGAAGATTTCTTCGGGTAAAGGAGAAAAAGTGATCATCAATATTTATAATGATTTTTGGCAGGGCGCCGATACCAGTCTTACCGTTAAATCATTTAATCGCGGTGTAGCTTTTTATTTAATGTATAATGTTCCTTTCGGAAAAAGTAAATTTAGTTTTAATATTGGTTTCGGATTAGGCTCACATAATTTATTTAGTGATGCTAGCCCTGCAAAAGAAATGAGTTACGATTCCGTTTCATCAACAAATGTATATACCGGAAATACTATTTTTAACCGTATACCTAAAACAATAAATGGTAATAAAATAGAATATATCGTAAATAAAATCAACCTTTCTTATTTTGATGTTCCGGTTGAATTTAAATACAGCGCTGAAAACAAAAAAGGAAAAGACATAAGGTTTGCTGTTGGATTTAAAGCCGGCTATTTGATTAATAATCATACGAAATACAGCGGAGATGATTATTTATCAGGAACAACAGATAAAGTAAAATATAAAAATTATAAAATTCCAAACATTGAAACTTTACGATATGGCGTTACTGCACGTTTTAATTACGGAATGTTTGGAGTATTCGGATATTATTCTCTTACAAATATTTTTAAAAAAGATAAAGGTTTGGAAATGTATCCTGTTTCTGCAGGAATAGCAATTTCATTGCTTTAG
- a CDS encoding DUF4157 domain-containing protein encodes MSKTNIQVAKPVPVNQNKSNPSTVISCSSKSTDLTTDLIQLKPDENFNWMNENSSIQNRITSEISQPSKQNIIQPKLEVSQPDDDFEKEADSTADMIMRKSCCGSSEEDEKIQPKLNSDFITRQSQVKEKNITSINSSLENQIIHSNSSGNPLPENTRTFMESKFGADFSNVKIHTDSNAVQLSNMLNAQAFTHGNNIYFNSGKFNPGNTSGNHLLAHELTHVLQQSNGLKKISRAYYNVGNSRVNIDYGNVVYHDNTLEYQSQIEENYADWTGQPATAIQTEVSTLSNPQKRWLLFAIDVITDNPISSLNKVEAVERLINHAPEALYAPLDNYDWHNPVFDFENEVLRVSGWFELALTAGLTPPSAQDQSLLDIAYNHELTTSNNSGSTCPATRSATEQLDEAALRSDLPPLMRTYLQNNVNRLTGRGVQSHNVSDILPIADIVQREALQFFSPYIGNGSAKDFLQTWQYSSHLTSSTATNAIPADTGFYFLLNRSKGEADSSGLFQRVKYDSRCEADRLVLEDIITQLLTESTVQTQLNSILSWQSFTSQDNDGAEMVINLQYFSDQDACERRWILVNTLCHELIHAYVHPNFSGLANGRRIVIEGFTEVLGDQLYTRIRTKALSDPSFRALFETGISASAPIPEAQTGYGDDGIYADRIRVIVGEDNFRAAYFLGQTTLAGLQPKLFIGNIDNEFEREADYVADRITMNIEQNIQSSNITKIQRQPMPENPKATVVEATDADIKEFVNSAIDYLNEAADYYKLAKFDQNRLDSAMKQISPMANIYPEMIKTRLNDDADVLKKFKDAFNLAIRNLFIKATADIPNTTIIQLYMANLQFLPEWARPDVASFNLKDDKQRKDFITNLTKAFNVSTLFQNYPITDNASLESLLKYLLSLVSDSQNLIADKLNNDATLVASLKSAYRSTIEQILFKAATALNKNTTDLFLQYRYGSKTLLHEWADKEVANITVAVPIGTSPDPISGNITFSYNGFDITIEPDGSQSDEGAETKLSLNFTNKIGKNWDEKNIITSFTPPITPTITIKTNYGPLSTAASISGYGRGTTAEDKRLGNTSLGYHEKSHSRNYLKYIVNNPAPVFAGKTGDTKKVFTDAEAKYVKALKAYVPDNERISELDTDCVGSPNIVQYHTNKGTKTKVKCP; translated from the coding sequence ATGTCAAAAACAAATATACAAGTTGCAAAGCCTGTTCCTGTAAATCAAAATAAGAGCAATCCGAGTACAGTGATTTCCTGTTCATCGAAATCTACAGACCTTACTACTGACCTGATTCAACTAAAACCTGATGAGAATTTTAATTGGATGAATGAAAACAGTTCGATCCAAAACAGAATAACATCTGAAATATCGCAGCCCAGTAAACAAAACATCATTCAACCCAAACTTGAAGTTAGTCAGCCTGATGATGATTTTGAAAAAGAAGCCGATTCAACAGCTGATATGATAATGCGTAAATCATGCTGTGGCAGCAGTGAAGAGGATGAAAAAATACAACCAAAATTAAACTCTGATTTCATTACCCGGCAATCACAAGTAAAAGAAAAAAATATTACCTCCATAAATTCATCATTAGAAAATCAGATCATCCATTCAAATAGCAGCGGCAATCCACTTCCCGAAAATACACGCACATTTATGGAAAGCAAGTTTGGCGCCGATTTCAGCAATGTAAAAATTCATACCGATTCCAATGCTGTTCAATTGAGTAATATGTTAAATGCACAAGCATTCACTCATGGAAATAATATTTATTTCAACAGCGGAAAATTCAATCCCGGGAACACTTCAGGAAATCATCTACTGGCGCATGAATTGACGCATGTATTACAACAAAGCAATGGACTAAAAAAGATATCACGTGCTTATTATAACGTGGGTAATAGTCGTGTGAACATTGATTATGGGAATGTGGTTTATCACGATAACACACTTGAATACCAAAGTCAGATTGAAGAAAATTATGCAGACTGGACCGGTCAACCTGCAACTGCAATACAAACAGAAGTAAGTACACTTTCTAATCCTCAGAAAAGATGGCTTCTTTTTGCTATAGATGTTATTACAGACAATCCTATATCATCTTTAAATAAAGTTGAAGCTGTAGAAAGATTAATCAATCATGCACCTGAAGCGCTATATGCTCCTTTGGATAATTACGATTGGCATAATCCTGTGTTTGATTTTGAAAATGAAGTTTTACGGGTAAGCGGTTGGTTTGAATTAGCATTAACCGCAGGGCTTACTCCACCAAGCGCACAAGATCAAAGTTTATTAGATATTGCATACAATCATGAATTAACAACAAGTAATAATTCCGGTTCAACTTGCCCGGCTACAAGAAGTGCAACTGAACAATTGGATGAAGCTGCATTGCGAAGCGACTTACCTCCTTTAATGCGTACATACCTTCAGAATAATGTAAATAGACTTACAGGCAGAGGTGTACAATCGCATAATGTTTCTGATATTTTACCTATAGCTGATATTGTACAACGTGAAGCTTTGCAATTTTTTTCACCATACATAGGAAATGGAAGTGCAAAAGATTTTTTACAAACATGGCAGTACTCATCGCATTTAACAAGTAGTACAGCAACAAATGCAATACCTGCAGATACAGGATTTTACTTCCTACTCAACAGATCCAAAGGTGAAGCCGACAGTAGTGGACTTTTTCAACGTGTAAAATATGATTCCCGTTGCGAAGCTGACCGACTGGTTTTAGAAGATATCATCACTCAATTGCTTACTGAATCAACCGTACAGACACAATTAAATTCCATCTTATCGTGGCAAAGTTTTACATCACAGGATAATGACGGAGCCGAAATGGTTATTAATTTACAATATTTTTCTGACCAGGATGCGTGCGAAAGAAGATGGATACTAGTGAATACATTGTGTCATGAATTAATTCATGCCTATGTTCATCCAAATTTTAGCGGCTTAGCAAATGGAAGAAGAATAGTTATAGAAGGATTTACCGAAGTACTTGGTGACCAACTCTACACCCGCATAAGAACAAAGGCATTAAGCGATCCATCATTTCGTGCTCTATTTGAAACAGGCATAAGCGCCAGCGCCCCTATACCTGAAGCTCAAACAGGCTATGGTGATGATGGCATATATGCAGATCGTATAAGAGTAATTGTTGGTGAAGATAATTTCCGTGCAGCCTATTTCCTTGGACAAACAACACTGGCAGGGCTTCAACCAAAACTTTTCATAGGAAACATTGACAATGAATTTGAACGCGAAGCCGATTATGTTGCTGACAGGATAACAATGAATATTGAACAAAATATCCAAAGTTCAAATATTACCAAAATTCAGCGGCAACCAATGCCCGAAAATCCAAAAGCCACTGTTGTTGAAGCAACCGATGCCGATATAAAAGAGTTTGTTAACTCAGCTATTGATTATTTAAATGAAGCTGCCGATTATTATAAGCTTGCAAAATTTGATCAGAACAGGTTGGATAGCGCCATGAAACAAATTTCACCTATGGCAAACATTTATCCTGAAATGATCAAAACACGATTAAATGATGATGCAGATGTTTTGAAAAAATTTAAAGATGCTTTTAATTTAGCTATCCGGAATTTATTCATAAAAGCAACTGCCGATATTCCTAATACTACTATTATTCAGCTTTATATGGCAAACCTGCAATTCCTTCCAGAATGGGCAAGACCTGATGTAGCCAGTTTTAATCTTAAAGATGACAAACAACGAAAAGATTTTATTACCAACCTTACCAAAGCATTTAATGTTTCTACACTTTTCCAAAATTATCCGATAACAGATAATGCTTCATTAGAATCACTTTTAAAATATTTACTAAGCTTAGTATCCGATTCACAAAATTTAATTGCTGATAAACTCAATAATGATGCAACTCTTGTGGCATCATTAAAAAGCGCTTACCGAAGTACAATTGAACAAATTCTTTTCAAAGCTGCAACAGCATTGAATAAAAACACTACCGATTTATTTTTACAATATCGTTATGGCTCAAAAACACTGTTACACGAATGGGCCGACAAAGAAGTTGCTAATATTACAGTTGCAGTACCTATAGGAACTTCACCCGATCCTATTTCAGGAAACATAACATTTTCATATAATGGGTTTGACATCACTATTGAACCCGATGGTTCGCAATCAGATGAAGGTGCAGAAACCAAATTAAGTTTAAACTTTACAAATAAGATTGGAAAAAACTGGGATGAAAAAAATATTATAACAAGCTTTACTCCTCCAATCACTCCAACAATAACAATCAAAACAAACTACGGCCCTTTATCCACAGCAGCATCAATATCGGGTTATGGTCGTGGCACTACTGCTGAAGATAAACGACTAGGAAATACTTCTCTTGGATATCATGAAAAATCACATAGCAGGAATTATCTTAAATATATTGTGAATAATCCGGCTCCTGTATTTGCAGGAAAAACAGGCGATACAAAAAAAGTATTTACTGACGCTGAAGCTAAATATGTTAAAGCACTAAAAGCTTATGTTCCCGACAACGAAAGAATATCAGAACTAGATACCGACTGCGTTGGTTCACCTAATATTGTGCAATATCACACTAATAAAGGAACGAAAACTAAAGTAAAATGTCCATAA